One window of Mucilaginibacter inviolabilis genomic DNA carries:
- a CDS encoding glycoside hydrolase family 95 protein: MISKRLTSITSILLLTSTLSFAQKQALRLHYDKPAAVWEETLPLGNGRLGMMPDGGVNDEKIVLNDITLWSGSVQDANNYEAYKQLPQIKELLLAGKNVEAQALIDKDFVCKGPGSGGARWGCYQVLGDLDLKFDYGKPDAKVTNYQRSLSLPTAVANTNYQVDGVTYKREYFTSFGDDVDMIRLTADKPGKLNFSINISRPERSATSTSGNTLLLQGRLDNGTDGNGMQYQASVKAKLTGGTLSSTTNSLVIKNATEVIIYVSAATDFRKPDFKQRIQRDLDAAIKKPYAAQKQQHIANFQKLFNRVDINLGSPESTETTDQQLISFHKQPGNHKDMPVLFFQFGRYLSISSTRVGLLPPNLQGLWANQIHTPWNGDYHLDVNVQMNHFPVEVSNLSELNLPLVELVRGLVKPGERTAKAYYNADGWVAHVITNVWGWTEPGESASWGVTKAGSGWLCSNLWDHYAFSNDKAYLKSIYPILKGSAQFYSSILIKDPKSGYLVTAPSSSPENSFVMPDGSGRHASICIGATIDNQIMRELFANVITASETLGIDKSFSDTLKLRLKQIPPPGVISKNGRIQEWMEDYQETEPQHRHISHLYGIYPASEITSDGTPELAEAAKKTLNVRGDDGPSWSIAYKLLFWARLHDGNRAYKLFTEIMKPTTRTDINYGSGGGIYPNLLSAGPPFQIDGNFGTTAGIAEMLIQSHAGYIDLLPAVPDSWKASGSVKGLKARGNFTVDFAWKDGKVTTYKVTSPNPRGVKVKINGVIKNITAQKS, encoded by the coding sequence ATGATATCCAAACGTCTCACATCCATAACAAGTATATTGTTATTAACCTCAACGCTCAGTTTTGCGCAAAAACAAGCGTTGAGATTGCATTACGACAAACCCGCCGCCGTTTGGGAAGAAACCCTGCCCCTGGGCAACGGCAGGCTGGGCATGATGCCCGACGGCGGCGTGAACGATGAAAAGATCGTACTGAATGACATTACCTTATGGTCGGGCTCAGTACAGGATGCCAACAATTACGAGGCTTATAAACAGCTGCCGCAGATAAAGGAGCTGTTGCTGGCCGGTAAAAATGTAGAAGCGCAGGCTTTGATCGACAAAGATTTTGTGTGCAAAGGCCCGGGCTCGGGTGGCGCACGCTGGGGCTGCTACCAGGTTTTGGGTGATCTGGACCTGAAGTTTGACTATGGTAAACCCGATGCCAAGGTTACCAATTACCAAAGGTCCTTGTCCTTACCTACAGCGGTAGCCAATACCAACTACCAGGTTGATGGCGTTACCTACAAACGCGAATACTTCACCAGTTTTGGCGATGATGTGGACATGATCAGGCTTACGGCGGATAAACCCGGCAAGCTCAATTTCAGTATCAACATTTCCCGCCCCGAACGTTCAGCTACCAGCACCAGCGGCAACACCTTGTTATTGCAGGGCAGGCTGGATAACGGTACCGATGGCAACGGCATGCAATACCAGGCCAGCGTTAAAGCCAAATTAACCGGCGGTACGCTCAGCAGCACCACCAACAGCCTGGTGATAAAAAATGCTACCGAGGTGATCATTTACGTATCGGCAGCCACCGATTTCCGCAAGCCCGATTTTAAACAAAGGATCCAGCGCGATCTGGATGCCGCTATAAAAAAGCCTTATGCTGCGCAAAAACAACAGCATATCGCCAATTTTCAAAAACTGTTTAACCGTGTCGACATCAATTTAGGATCACCGGAAAGCACCGAAACTACCGATCAGCAGCTGATCAGCTTTCATAAGCAACCGGGTAATCATAAAGATATGCCGGTGTTGTTTTTTCAATTCGGCAGGTATCTGAGTATCAGCAGTACGCGTGTGGGTCTGCTGCCGCCAAACTTGCAGGGCCTTTGGGCTAATCAGATCCATACTCCCTGGAACGGCGATTACCACCTGGATGTGAACGTACAGATGAACCATTTCCCGGTAGAGGTATCCAATCTATCCGAACTGAACCTGCCCCTGGTTGAACTGGTGCGTGGCCTCGTTAAACCCGGCGAACGTACCGCCAAAGCTTACTACAATGCCGATGGTTGGGTGGCCCACGTAATCACTAACGTTTGGGGCTGGACAGAGCCCGGCGAAAGTGCTTCCTGGGGTGTAACCAAAGCCGGATCGGGCTGGCTGTGCAGCAACCTTTGGGATCACTATGCCTTCAGTAACGATAAGGCATATTTAAAAAGCATTTATCCTATTTTAAAAGGGTCTGCACAGTTTTACAGCAGTATCCTCATCAAAGATCCTAAAAGCGGTTACCTGGTTACAGCGCCGTCTTCATCGCCCGAGAATAGTTTTGTGATGCCTGATGGGAGTGGCCGGCATGCCAGTATTTGTATCGGCGCTACTATTGATAACCAGATCATGCGCGAATTATTCGCCAATGTAATTACTGCTTCTGAAACTTTGGGGATTGATAAATCATTCAGCGATACCTTGAAATTACGCCTTAAACAGATCCCGCCTCCCGGTGTAATCAGTAAAAATGGCCGCATCCAGGAATGGATGGAAGATTATCAGGAAACCGAACCTCAGCACCGCCATATTTCGCACCTGTACGGTATCTACCCAGCATCCGAAATTACATCGGATGGCACACCCGAACTCGCGGAAGCTGCCAAGAAAACACTCAACGTTCGTGGCGACGACGGGCCGAGCTGGTCTATCGCCTACAAACTATTATTCTGGGCAAGGCTGCATGATGGTAACCGCGCTTACAAGCTGTTTACCGAGATCATGAAACCAACCACCCGTACCGATATCAATTATGGCTCGGGCGGTGGTATTTATCCCAACCTGCTTTCTGCCGGACCTCCGTTCCAGATCGATGGTAATTTTGGTACTACCGCCGGTATAGCCGAAATGCTCATCCAAAGCCACGCCGGTTATATCGATCTGCTGCCCGCCGTGCCCGATAGCTGGAAAGCATCCGGCTCTGTAAAAGGCCTCAAAGCCCGCGGCAACTTTACTGTTGATTTTGCCTGGAAGGATGGCAAGGTCACCACATATAAAGTCACCTCGCCCAATCCGCGCGGTGTGAAGGTGAAAATAAACGGCGTGATCAAAAATATTACCGCCCAAAAAAGCTAA
- a CDS encoding alpha-L-fucosidase, whose amino-acid sequence MIKKKAALIMALALSICTAFAQEVKTPKAVMDQFMDKRFGMFIHFGPVTQRGTEIGWSRNKEVAQVDYDNLYHEFDPRLFNADAWVKTAKDAGMKYLTITAKHHDGFCLWPTAFSDYNVSNSPFKRDIVGELAQACKKQGVTFCIYFTVLDWHDPDYPIHNPYDSTKNVKGDMTAFKTRMKNELKEVITKYKPFMLWFDGYWEKPWTKEDGKEIYQFIKSVDANVIVNNRLGKISEKLNEESVGDFLTPEQRIGEINMNEPWESCITICNQWAWKPNDQMKSLKQCIQTLVTTAAGNGNLLFNVGPAMDGHMEARQIKRLQEMGDWLKQYGESIYSTQGGPYAPNAVYGATRKGNKIYLHVFQRKDGVLTIPAIPGVRITKSYFMNGAAVTLKADKNNYQINLPVTMPDENCSVIVLDLDKSAQSIPVIPTKA is encoded by the coding sequence ATGATAAAGAAAAAAGCGGCTCTGATCATGGCCCTGGCATTAAGCATTTGCACGGCGTTTGCCCAGGAGGTTAAAACCCCAAAAGCGGTGATGGATCAGTTTATGGACAAGCGTTTTGGTATGTTCATTCATTTTGGCCCGGTAACCCAGCGCGGTACCGAAATTGGCTGGAGCCGCAATAAAGAGGTAGCCCAGGTTGATTATGACAACCTGTACCATGAGTTTGATCCCAGATTGTTCAATGCCGATGCCTGGGTGAAAACCGCCAAGGATGCCGGTATGAAATACCTCACCATCACCGCCAAACATCATGATGGCTTTTGCTTATGGCCAACCGCTTTTTCTGATTATAACGTATCCAATTCGCCATTTAAAAGAGATATCGTGGGTGAGCTGGCACAGGCTTGTAAAAAACAGGGTGTAACTTTCTGTATCTACTTTACCGTGTTAGACTGGCACGACCCTGATTACCCCATCCACAACCCTTACGACTCTACCAAAAATGTTAAGGGCGATATGACGGCCTTTAAAACCCGCATGAAAAACGAGCTGAAGGAAGTGATCACCAAATACAAACCTTTTATGCTGTGGTTTGATGGCTACTGGGAAAAGCCATGGACAAAAGAAGATGGCAAAGAAATATACCAGTTCATCAAAAGTGTTGACGCCAATGTGATCGTCAACAACAGACTGGGTAAGATCAGCGAAAAACTGAACGAGGAATCGGTAGGTGATTTTTTAACCCCCGAGCAACGCATAGGGGAGATCAATATGAACGAGCCCTGGGAAAGCTGCATCACCATTTGTAATCAATGGGCCTGGAAACCCAACGACCAGATGAAGTCCCTGAAACAATGCATCCAAACGCTGGTAACTACCGCAGCCGGCAATGGTAACCTGTTATTCAATGTTGGCCCGGCCATGGATGGACACATGGAGGCCCGGCAGATAAAACGCCTGCAGGAAATGGGCGATTGGTTAAAACAATACGGCGAAAGCATTTACAGTACCCAAGGAGGACCTTACGCACCAAATGCTGTTTACGGGGCCACTCGTAAGGGTAATAAAATATACCTGCATGTTTTTCAGCGTAAGGATGGAGTGCTCACTATTCCCGCTATTCCGGGTGTAAGGATCACCAAATCCTATTTTATGAATGGGGCTGCAGTGACTCTTAAAGCAGATAAAAACAATTATCAGATTAACCTGCCAGTTACCATGCCCGATGAAAATTGCTCGGTGATTGTTCTGGATCTAGACAAAAGCGCGCAGAGCATCCCGGTAATACCCACCAAAGCCTAA
- a CDS encoding SGNH/GDSL hydrolase family protein, which produces MIKFKYLFILTITLGAFLPVKAQDKNTLWKGFEKVTINIDGHDAYYVKPAHPLPGNPWVWRASFPDWHTEIDSILLTRGFYVAFVNVDNQYGAPQALQVWDKFYAYLTEKQAFAHKVALEAVSRGGLYVYGWAKRNPDKVSCIYGETPVCDFKSWPGGKGKGPGDANSWKELKEVYHFTEEQALAYKDNPIDNLEGLASFRVPVLHTIGLNDKLVPPDENTYIFAKNYLALGGPVSIQPITQGPVELQGHHVKIDRPGYYADFIYSNSYPVKNALPYSNYVTTASKLNNFYYTVTVKKKATVSFLGGSITFNPGWRNKICRYLKETYPETDFHFIAAGIPSLGSLPHAFRVQRDILDSGKTDLLFLEAAVNDRGTDSTTQVRALEGIVRHARNANPYTDVILMAFVDQQKMENYAKGKLSPELFNHELIAKHYNLPYVNLALEVNDKIKNKELTWNDDFKDIHPAYYGQELYFATIRTLLQECVEAKYKVPFKMPVPQVIDKARYENGSYYDLANAKLGKGWQITPDWNPKDGLSTRPGFVHVPVLNADEPGAELTLPFKGNAVGIAVVAGGDAGTISYAVDNGPYKDKDLFTEFSSWLHLPIYHLLGDNLSNGNHMLKIKISDKKNNASKGHACRIVHFLVNNK; this is translated from the coding sequence ATGATAAAATTTAAATACTTATTTATTTTAACCATAACCCTGGGGGCTTTTTTACCGGTAAAAGCTCAGGACAAAAACACCCTTTGGAAGGGTTTTGAAAAAGTAACCATTAACATCGACGGGCACGACGCTTATTATGTAAAGCCCGCGCACCCTCTACCGGGCAATCCCTGGGTATGGCGCGCCTCGTTCCCGGATTGGCATACCGAAATCGACAGCATATTGCTTACCCGGGGTTTTTATGTGGCCTTTGTTAATGTAGATAATCAATATGGCGCTCCGCAGGCCTTACAGGTTTGGGATAAATTTTATGCCTATTTAACAGAAAAGCAAGCATTCGCCCACAAGGTGGCGTTAGAAGCCGTAAGCCGTGGCGGTTTGTATGTATATGGCTGGGCTAAGCGTAATCCGGATAAGGTAAGTTGTATTTATGGCGAAACACCGGTTTGCGATTTTAAAAGCTGGCCCGGTGGCAAAGGTAAAGGCCCCGGTGATGCCAATAGTTGGAAAGAGCTGAAAGAGGTATATCATTTTACCGAAGAGCAGGCATTGGCTTATAAAGATAACCCGATAGATAACCTGGAAGGGCTGGCCTCGTTCCGCGTGCCGGTGCTGCATACTATCGGCTTAAACGATAAGTTGGTTCCGCCCGATGAAAATACCTATATCTTCGCTAAAAATTACCTGGCTTTGGGTGGCCCGGTGAGCATTCAGCCTATAACCCAGGGGCCTGTGGAGCTGCAGGGACATCACGTTAAAATTGATCGCCCCGGTTATTATGCCGATTTTATCTACAGCAATTCGTACCCCGTAAAAAACGCGCTGCCGTACAGCAATTATGTAACCACAGCCAGCAAGCTCAATAATTTTTATTACACGGTAACGGTTAAAAAGAAGGCCACAGTTTCGTTCCTGGGCGGATCGATCACCTTTAACCCGGGTTGGCGCAACAAGATCTGCCGGTATCTGAAAGAAACTTATCCCGAAACTGATTTTCATTTTATAGCCGCCGGTATACCATCCTTAGGTAGTTTGCCGCATGCATTCCGCGTGCAGCGTGATATCCTGGATTCGGGTAAAACCGACCTGCTGTTTTTAGAGGCGGCCGTAAACGATCGCGGTACCGACAGCACCACACAGGTACGTGCTTTGGAAGGTATTGTAAGGCATGCCCGCAATGCCAATCCTTATACCGACGTAATCCTGATGGCCTTTGTCGATCAGCAAAAAATGGAAAACTATGCCAAAGGCAAGTTATCGCCCGAATTATTTAACCATGAACTGATAGCCAAACACTATAACCTGCCCTATGTAAACCTGGCGCTGGAAGTGAACGACAAGATCAAAAATAAGGAGCTTACCTGGAATGATGATTTTAAAGACATCCACCCGGCCTATTACGGGCAGGAGCTCTATTTCGCCACCATCCGGACGCTGTTGCAGGAGTGTGTGGAGGCTAAATACAAAGTGCCGTTTAAAATGCCTGTACCCCAGGTAATTGATAAGGCCCGCTATGAAAATGGCAGCTATTATGACCTGGCTAATGCCAAGCTGGGCAAAGGTTGGCAGATCACACCCGATTGGAATCCGAAGGATGGTCTTTCCACCCGCCCGGGTTTTGTGCATGTGCCGGTATTGAATGCCGATGAACCGGGGGCAGAATTAACACTCCCATTTAAAGGTAACGCGGTAGGTATTGCCGTAGTAGCCGGTGGCGACGCGGGCACGATATCCTACGCGGTAGATAATGGCCCTTATAAAGATAAGGACCTGTTCACCGAGTTCAGCAGCTGGTTGCATCTGCCCATTTATCATTTACTGGGCGATAATTTGAGCAATGGCAATCATATGCTGAAAATCAAGATCAGCGATAAAAAGAACAATGCGAGCAAGGGGCATGCCTGCAGGATCGTTCATTTTTTGGTAAACAACAAATAA